A genome region from Natronosalvus rutilus includes the following:
- a CDS encoding SDR family NAD(P)-dependent oxidoreductase, which translates to MDERTVVVTGGTHGIGRAVARAFAAEAWTVVVGARDAAELEETVADLVSETDGTVTGLRADVRDEFDCERLMETTSRAGPKSGIDVVVACAGVYHGDAGETPIDDESYSRFDDHWRTNARGVFATITEALPHLSDGARVLVPTSSVARDGKSGYGSYAVSKAGAEAVVRGFAVDTDFVVGCLDPGQVATDLTGGEGRDPASVAELFVWAATECDPDALDGEVVGLADWKRATRDETNDGIDREEATGGIDG; encoded by the coding sequence ATGGACGAACGGACGGTCGTCGTCACCGGCGGGACGCACGGAATCGGTCGAGCGGTCGCCAGGGCCTTCGCGGCCGAGGCGTGGACGGTCGTCGTCGGGGCTCGAGACGCCGCCGAACTCGAGGAGACGGTCGCGGACCTCGTCTCGGAGACCGACGGGACAGTCACGGGTCTCCGAGCTGACGTTCGCGACGAGTTCGACTGCGAGCGATTGATGGAGACCACCTCGAGGGCCGGACCGAAGAGCGGAATCGACGTGGTCGTCGCCTGTGCCGGCGTCTATCATGGCGACGCGGGCGAAACGCCGATCGACGACGAATCCTACAGCCGCTTCGACGACCACTGGCGGACGAACGCGCGCGGCGTGTTCGCCACGATCACGGAAGCCCTGCCGCATTTGAGCGACGGCGCTCGCGTGCTCGTTCCGACGAGTTCGGTTGCCCGCGACGGAAAGTCAGGATACGGCTCCTACGCCGTCTCGAAAGCGGGTGCCGAGGCGGTCGTTCGCGGGTTCGCCGTCGACACCGACTTCGTCGTCGGCTGTCTCGATCCTGGCCAGGTCGCGACGGACCTCACTGGCGGCGAGGGACGGGACCCCGCATCGGTGGCCGAACTCTTCGTCTGGGCGGCGACCGAGTGCGACCCGGATGCGCTCGACGGCGAGGTCGTCGGCCTCGCCGACTGGAAGCGGGCGACGAGAGACGAGACGAACGACGGGATTGACAGGGAGGAAGCGACCGGCGGGATCGACGGATAG
- a CDS encoding class I SAM-dependent methyltransferase: MTRLSAAVGWVRATIDRQRETLANEGALTYLRTRPQAVLGAFGTLLLSMDSRRMDSDEVQKRWAERSGVYSPEFYADMGTTGGTESIRSVLDARVERDATILEVGCSAGRHLEHLREHGYENLHGIDLNEDASDVMAERYPELAEDGTFYWEPLEDVLPRLEDGQFDVVFSVEALQHIHPDNEWVFGEIARVTDDLLVTKENEPDGDQLLRTTQVEDFPLYFRQWKPIFTDLGFTQLARTEDSVDTLRVFYRKSEPAAETGVDVGELEEAL, from the coding sequence ATGACGAGACTGTCGGCGGCTGTCGGGTGGGTCCGAGCGACCATCGATCGCCAGCGCGAGACGCTCGCGAACGAGGGCGCGCTCACCTACCTTCGCACCCGCCCGCAGGCCGTCCTTGGCGCCTTCGGCACTCTGTTGCTCTCGATGGACTCGAGGCGGATGGACTCCGACGAGGTCCAGAAACGCTGGGCGGAGCGCTCGGGCGTCTACTCGCCGGAGTTCTACGCCGACATGGGGACGACCGGCGGCACAGAGTCGATCCGCTCGGTGCTTGACGCGCGCGTCGAACGTGACGCGACGATCCTCGAGGTCGGCTGCAGTGCCGGCCGTCACCTCGAGCACCTCCGCGAGCACGGCTACGAGAACCTCCACGGGATCGACCTGAACGAGGACGCCAGCGACGTCATGGCCGAGCGCTATCCCGAGCTAGCCGAGGACGGGACGTTCTACTGGGAACCGCTCGAGGACGTCCTCCCGCGACTCGAGGACGGCCAGTTCGACGTCGTCTTCTCAGTGGAGGCCCTCCAGCACATCCACCCCGACAACGAGTGGGTGTTCGGCGAAATCGCCCGGGTGACCGACGACCTGCTGGTGACGAAGGAGAACGAGCCCGACGGCGATCAGTTGTTGCGGACTACGCAGGTCGAGGACTTTCCGCTCTATTTCAGGCAGTGGAAGCCGATCTTCACCGACCTGGGATTCACCCAGCTGGCCCGGACCGAGGACAGCGTCGATACGTTGCGGGTGTTCTACCGGAAGAGCGAGCCAGCGGCTGAGACGGGTGTCGACGTCGGCGAACTCGAGGAAGCACTCTGA
- the ppsA gene encoding phosphoenolpyruvate synthase: MAVLWLDEISADDIETVGGKGASLGELTNAGLPVPPGFVVTAGTYRRFIEDAGIDEELFEVVDVDVEDSAALASAADGAQELILETPFPDELREEIIESYREVGDDEEAFVAVRSSATAEDLPDASFAGQQETFLNITEDDLLDRVRRCWASLFTQRAIYYRQEQGFDHSVVNIAVVVQQMVDAETSGVMFTSHPSTGDPTMIIEAAWGLGEAVVSGAVSPDNYVVSREDGSVDVTVAEKKVMHVKDEETGETVEREVDEDRRNARVLSDRDLEQLVELGERVESHYDTPQDVEWAMIDGDIYMLQSRPITTIEGGFDPDVETSGLDQSGVEADAATGITDGSGSQAVAGGESADSSSKTGEVIVDGLGSSPGTASGAVRIIRKLDELDKVESGDIIVTEMTTPDMVPAMKRASGIVTDEGGMTSHAAIVSRELGVPAIVGTQNASTVLEDGQVVTLDGDKGTVLEGASEPEENREPVEEVRPQSPVKPMTATEVKVNVSIPEAANRAAATGADGVGLLRIEHMILSLGKTPAKYIEDNGENAYVGELIEGIRTVADEFYPRPVRVRTLDAPTDEFRELEGGEGEPAEHNPMLGYRGIRRSLDRPDVFAYELEAFRRLFEMGYDNVEIMFPLVNDAEDVFQAKRLMQEAGIDPEKRKWGVMIETPASALSVGQMAETGIDFASFGTNDLTQYTLAVDRNNENVADRFDELHPAVLRLIGDVIETCREHDIDTSICGQAGSKPEMVRFLVNEGVSSISANIDAVRDVQHEVKRVEQKLLLESVR; this comes from the coding sequence ATGGCAGTACTCTGGCTGGACGAGATCAGCGCCGACGACATCGAGACTGTCGGCGGCAAAGGTGCCTCCCTCGGGGAACTCACGAATGCTGGGTTGCCCGTCCCACCCGGGTTCGTCGTCACCGCCGGGACCTATCGACGCTTCATCGAGGACGCCGGCATCGACGAGGAACTATTTGAGGTCGTCGACGTCGACGTCGAAGACTCGGCCGCGCTCGCGAGCGCGGCCGACGGCGCCCAGGAACTTATCCTCGAGACGCCGTTCCCTGACGAGCTTCGCGAGGAGATTATCGAATCCTACCGCGAGGTTGGGGATGACGAGGAAGCCTTCGTCGCCGTGCGTTCGTCGGCGACGGCCGAGGACCTCCCGGACGCCTCCTTCGCCGGCCAACAGGAGACGTTCCTGAACATCACCGAGGACGACCTGCTCGACCGCGTCCGCCGGTGCTGGGCCTCGCTGTTCACCCAGCGGGCAATCTACTATCGACAGGAGCAGGGATTCGACCACTCCGTCGTCAACATCGCCGTCGTCGTCCAGCAGATGGTCGATGCCGAGACCTCGGGCGTTATGTTCACGAGCCACCCCTCCACGGGTGACCCCACCATGATCATCGAGGCTGCCTGGGGACTGGGCGAGGCCGTCGTCTCCGGGGCCGTCTCCCCGGACAACTACGTCGTCTCCCGCGAGGACGGCTCGGTCGACGTCACCGTCGCCGAGAAGAAGGTGATGCACGTCAAGGACGAGGAGACTGGCGAAACCGTCGAGCGCGAGGTGGACGAGGACCGCCGGAACGCGCGGGTGCTCTCCGATCGCGACCTCGAGCAACTGGTCGAACTCGGCGAACGCGTCGAATCGCACTACGACACGCCCCAGGACGTCGAGTGGGCGATGATCGACGGCGACATCTACATGCTCCAGTCACGGCCGATCACGACCATCGAGGGCGGGTTCGACCCCGACGTCGAAACCTCGGGGCTCGACCAGTCCGGAGTCGAGGCGGACGCGGCGACCGGCATCACCGACGGCAGCGGTTCGCAGGCGGTCGCCGGCGGTGAATCCGCCGACTCGAGCTCAAAAACCGGCGAGGTCATCGTCGACGGCCTCGGCTCGAGCCCCGGCACCGCCAGCGGCGCGGTCCGGATCATCCGCAAACTCGACGAACTCGACAAGGTCGAATCGGGCGACATCATCGTCACCGAGATGACCACGCCCGACATGGTGCCGGCGATGAAACGTGCCTCCGGCATCGTCACCGACGAGGGCGGCATGACCAGCCACGCCGCCATCGTCTCTCGAGAACTCGGCGTCCCCGCAATCGTCGGAACCCAGAACGCGAGTACCGTCCTCGAGGACGGCCAGGTCGTCACCCTCGACGGCGACAAGGGAACGGTCCTCGAGGGGGCGAGCGAACCCGAGGAGAACCGCGAACCCGTCGAGGAGGTCCGGCCACAGTCGCCGGTCAAGCCGATGACGGCCACGGAGGTCAAGGTCAACGTCTCGATTCCGGAGGCTGCCAACCGGGCGGCCGCCACTGGCGCCGACGGCGTCGGCCTGCTGCGCATCGAGCACATGATCCTCTCGCTCGGCAAGACGCCCGCGAAGTACATCGAGGACAACGGCGAGAACGCCTACGTCGGCGAACTCATCGAGGGCATCCGAACGGTCGCCGACGAGTTCTACCCGCGCCCCGTCCGCGTCCGCACCCTCGACGCCCCGACCGACGAGTTCCGCGAGCTCGAGGGCGGCGAGGGCGAGCCCGCCGAGCACAACCCGATGCTCGGCTACCGCGGCATCCGTCGCAGCCTCGACCGCCCGGACGTCTTCGCTTACGAACTCGAGGCGTTCCGTCGCCTGTTCGAGATGGGCTACGACAACGTCGAGATTATGTTCCCGCTGGTCAACGACGCCGAGGACGTCTTTCAGGCCAAGCGGCTCATGCAGGAAGCCGGCATCGACCCCGAGAAGCGCAAGTGGGGCGTGATGATCGAGACGCCAGCCTCGGCGCTCTCGGTCGGCCAGATGGCCGAGACGGGCATCGACTTCGCCTCCTTCGGGACGAACGACCTCACCCAGTACACCCTCGCGGTCGACCGGAACAACGAGAACGTCGCCGACCGGTTCGACGAACTCCACCCGGCCGTTCTCCGCCTGATCGGCGACGTGATCGAGACCTGCCGCGAGCACGACATCGACACGAGCATCTGCGGCCAGGCGGGCTCGAAGCCCGAGATGGTCCGGTTCCTCGTCAACGAGGGCGTCAGCTCGATTTCGGCGAACATCGACGCCGTCCGCGACGTGCAACACGAGGTCAAGCGCGTCGAACAGAAGCTGTTGCTCGAGTCCGTACGCTAG
- a CDS encoding low molecular weight phosphatase family protein — protein MKVAFVCVGNAGRSQIATAFAERERDEREMDVEIVTGGVNPADSVHEEVIVVMQEDDIDISDRTPRKITPADIEDVDYVVTMGCSVERFRPEEWDGEARQWELAASAGETLSSYRAVRDEIRERVKAFFDEIEQTTQL, from the coding sequence ATGAAAGTTGCATTCGTCTGTGTTGGGAACGCTGGACGGAGCCAGATTGCGACCGCCTTCGCAGAGCGTGAACGAGATGAGCGGGAGATGGATGTAGAAATCGTAACTGGGGGCGTCAATCCAGCAGACAGCGTCCACGAAGAGGTTATTGTGGTCATGCAGGAGGACGACATCGACATTAGTGACCGGACACCGCGAAAAATCACGCCAGCCGACATTGAAGACGTCGACTATGTCGTTACGATGGGGTGTTCTGTCGAGCGGTTCCGCCCGGAGGAATGGGATGGGGAGGCGCGTCAATGGGAGTTAGCGGCATCTGCGGGCGAGACACTATCTTCCTATCGAGCGGTTCGTGATGAAATCCGAGAGCGAGTTAAGGCATTCTTCGATGAGATAGAACAGACGACCCAATTGTGA
- a CDS encoding arsenic resistance protein — MDTKDWLQRRQVLIYALAVVLAIGVGVSRPSSTTFIEQLIDPILAVLLYVTFLEIPFVRLRRAFTNGRFMAAALAMNFLVVPVVVWGLTRLLPPEPVILVGVFMVLLTPCIDYVITFAELAGGNSEQITATTPALMLVQLLLLPVYLWLFMGAEVAEVIEAGPFIEAFLVIIALPLTLAWLTEAWAERSPSGESWKATMGWLPVPMMGMTLFVVIASQLPRVQDSIGQIAIVVPVYIAFLVIMPVLGKVAAGVLQMDVGESRALVFTSVTRNSLVVLPLALALPADYELAPAVVVTQTLIELTGMVVLTRVVPAWLLPERPTPISLSNRSRGD, encoded by the coding sequence ATGGATACGAAGGACTGGCTCCAACGGCGTCAGGTCCTCATATACGCACTCGCCGTCGTGTTAGCGATTGGAGTGGGGGTGAGCCGTCCGAGTTCGACTACATTCATCGAACAACTCATTGACCCTATACTGGCGGTTCTCCTGTACGTGACCTTTCTCGAAATCCCGTTCGTTCGACTTCGCCGTGCGTTTACGAACGGGCGATTCATGGCGGCGGCGCTTGCGATGAACTTCCTCGTCGTCCCCGTCGTTGTCTGGGGACTCACTCGACTTCTTCCTCCAGAACCAGTCATCTTAGTGGGCGTGTTCATGGTTCTCCTGACGCCCTGCATCGACTACGTAATCACCTTCGCGGAACTTGCAGGCGGCAACTCCGAACAAATCACCGCAACAACGCCAGCCCTAATGCTCGTTCAACTCCTGTTACTCCCGGTGTATCTCTGGTTGTTCATGGGTGCGGAGGTCGCTGAGGTCATCGAGGCCGGGCCGTTCATCGAGGCGTTTCTGGTTATCATCGCACTCCCGTTGACGCTCGCGTGGCTTACGGAAGCGTGGGCGGAACGCTCTCCGAGCGGCGAGTCTTGGAAAGCGACGATGGGGTGGCTACCCGTTCCGATGATGGGCATGACGCTGTTCGTCGTCATCGCCTCTCAACTTCCCCGAGTACAGGATTCAATCGGCCAGATTGCAATCGTCGTCCCAGTATACATCGCATTTCTCGTTATCATGCCCGTACTCGGGAAGGTTGCGGCTGGCGTGCTCCAAATGGACGTTGGGGAGAGTCGCGCGCTTGTGTTCACATCAGTCACCCGGAACTCGTTGGTCGTCCTCCCGTTGGCGCTGGCACTCCCAGCAGACTATGAGTTGGCCCCCGCCGTTGTCGTGACACAGACGCTTATCGAACTGACGGGAATGGTCGTTCTTACACGGGTCGTTCCGGCATGGCTTCTCCCGGAGCGTCCGACGCCGATTTCACTTTCCAATAGGTCACGAGGCGATTAA
- a CDS encoding PhzF family phenazine biosynthesis protein, with the protein METRRVLQVDAFTDEPLAGNPAGVVPDANDLSETQMQAIANEMAVSETAFLLESDNADRRIRYFTPTQEVDLCGHATIASFAWLAEHGDLEPGTSTLETNVGVLEIDVEADGTVWMTQDNPTIREVDLGYGEVADALGVDQAGLEGVAADLPLAVSSTGLPFLQVPITYLSDVGGAEPDATAVAALANRVDAAGVYLFTFDALEAESTLHGRAFAPGAGVPEDPVTGTASGAAGAYLEHFGAFDDFPEELRLEQGHYVDRPGLVRVRVGDQVQVGGRAVTVLDGSLQVPEAEADDILEA; encoded by the coding sequence ATGGAGACGAGACGCGTACTGCAGGTCGACGCGTTCACCGACGAACCGCTGGCCGGCAACCCCGCCGGCGTCGTCCCGGACGCGAACGACCTCTCGGAGACGCAGATGCAGGCCATCGCCAACGAGATGGCCGTCAGCGAGACGGCGTTCCTCCTCGAGAGCGACAACGCCGACCGCCGAATCCGCTACTTCACCCCCACCCAGGAGGTCGACCTCTGCGGGCACGCAACCATCGCTAGCTTTGCCTGGCTCGCCGAGCACGGCGACCTCGAGCCCGGAACCTCGACCCTCGAGACGAACGTGGGGGTCCTCGAGATCGACGTCGAGGCCGACGGCACTGTCTGGATGACCCAGGACAACCCAACGATTCGTGAGGTTGACCTCGGGTATGGCGAGGTGGCCGACGCGCTGGGCGTCGATCAGGCAGGGCTTGAGGGCGTCGCCGCGGACCTCCCGCTGGCGGTCTCCTCGACCGGCCTCCCGTTCCTGCAGGTCCCGATCACCTACCTCTCGGACGTGGGCGGGGCCGAGCCGGACGCGACCGCCGTGGCGGCGCTCGCCAACCGGGTCGACGCCGCGGGCGTCTACCTGTTCACGTTCGACGCGCTCGAGGCCGAGTCGACCCTCCACGGCCGAGCGTTCGCCCCGGGGGCCGGCGTCCCGGAGGATCCCGTGACCGGCACCGCGAGCGGCGCCGCGGGCGCCTACCTCGAGCACTTCGGCGCGTTCGACGACTTCCCCGAGGAACTGCGCCTCGAGCAGGGCCACTACGTCGACCGGCCCGGACTCGTTCGCGTCCGCGTCGGCGACCAGGTGCAAGTTGGCGGCCGAGCGGTGACCGTTCTGGACGGCTCGTTACAGGTTCCCGAAGCGGAGGCGGACGACATACTCGAGGCCTGA
- the thiC gene encoding phosphomethylpyrimidine synthase ThiC gives MAETQLQAARSGTVTDAMARVAEREQRAPEAVRQAVADGRAVIPANVGHDALDPMIIGRSFATKVNANIGNSETTSDVETELEKLHTAVHYGADTVMDLGTGSDLDRIRTANVEHSPVPVGTVPVYEAVKRAGSPEDLTTELLLEVIEKQARQGVDYMTIHAGILLEHLPLTEGRTTGIVSRGGSILAKWMESYGEQNPLYQVYDDICVIFGEYDVTFSLGDSLRPGSLADACDEAQYAELDTLGHLTRRAWDQGVQVMVEGPGHVPMDRIAENVERQQDVCDGAPFYVLGPLVTDVAPGYDHITSTIGAAMAARAGTAMLCYVTPKEHLGLPEKDDVRDGLAAYRIAAHAADVANGRPGARDWDDALSEARYAFDWSTQFDLALDPERARSFHDQTLPGDNYREARFCSMCGVEFCSMRIDQDTREEGELDRLTARTDLEASPAAAVNLPPVGVHNGGEVGTDEADVERDRVSNFDAPADSN, from the coding sequence ATGGCAGAGACGCAACTACAGGCTGCCCGATCGGGGACGGTCACCGACGCGATGGCACGAGTCGCAGAGCGAGAACAGCGCGCCCCGGAAGCCGTTCGGCAGGCGGTCGCCGACGGTCGCGCCGTTATTCCAGCGAACGTCGGTCACGATGCGCTCGATCCGATGATCATCGGCCGCTCGTTCGCGACCAAGGTCAACGCCAACATCGGCAACAGCGAGACGACGAGCGACGTCGAGACCGAACTCGAGAAGCTTCACACGGCCGTGCACTACGGCGCCGATACCGTCATGGATCTCGGGACGGGGAGCGACCTCGATCGCATTCGGACGGCCAACGTCGAGCACTCGCCCGTGCCGGTCGGGACGGTCCCCGTCTACGAGGCGGTCAAACGCGCCGGGTCACCTGAAGACTTGACGACCGAGCTGCTGCTCGAGGTAATCGAAAAGCAGGCTCGACAGGGCGTCGATTACATGACGATTCACGCGGGAATCCTCCTCGAACACCTGCCGTTGACGGAGGGGCGAACGACCGGAATAGTCTCGCGAGGTGGCTCGATACTCGCGAAGTGGATGGAATCCTACGGGGAACAGAATCCACTCTATCAGGTCTACGACGACATCTGCGTCATCTTCGGGGAGTACGACGTGACGTTCAGCCTCGGAGATAGCCTCCGTCCAGGATCGCTGGCCGACGCCTGCGACGAGGCGCAGTACGCCGAACTCGACACGCTGGGACACCTGACGCGACGGGCCTGGGATCAGGGCGTCCAGGTTATGGTCGAGGGGCCCGGCCACGTCCCGATGGACCGAATCGCCGAAAACGTCGAGCGCCAGCAGGACGTCTGCGATGGCGCGCCGTTTTACGTCCTCGGCCCGCTGGTCACCGACGTCGCGCCGGGATACGACCACATTACGAGCACCATCGGGGCGGCTATGGCGGCCAGAGCCGGGACCGCGATGCTCTGTTACGTCACGCCCAAAGAGCACCTCGGGCTGCCGGAGAAAGACGACGTTCGAGACGGACTCGCGGCCTACCGAATCGCCGCCCACGCCGCCGACGTCGCGAACGGTCGGCCCGGGGCTCGAGACTGGGACGACGCCCTCTCGGAGGCCCGGTACGCGTTCGACTGGTCGACCCAGTTCGACCTCGCCCTCGACCCCGAGCGCGCCCGGTCGTTCCACGACCAGACGCTCCCCGGTGACAACTACAGGGAGGCTCGCTTCTGTTCGATGTGCGGTGTCGAGTTCTGTTCGATGCGCATCGACCAGGATACCCGCGAGGAGGGAGAACTGGATCGGCTGACGGCACGGACGGATCTCGAGGCCTCGCCGGCGGCCGCGGTCAACCTGCCGCCAGTCGGCGTACACAACGGGGGTGAGGTTGGAACCGACGAAGCCGACGTCGAAAGAGATCGAGTCTCGAATTTCGACGCACCTGCCGATTCGAACTGA
- a CDS encoding universal stress protein encodes MYECILVPTDGSVEGERAVEYAIDLARLHDATVRAIYVVNAANYGGLPMETAWDGITDALREEGEAAVERVVELAPDDVTVETQVLEGSPSRVIVAEAQPEKCDLVVMGTHGRGGIDRLLLGSVTERVVRRAGVPVLTVRVDGDRDDELEGVQNAQATVE; translated from the coding sequence ATGTACGAGTGTATCCTCGTCCCGACCGACGGCTCGGTCGAGGGCGAGCGTGCAGTCGAGTACGCCATCGACCTCGCCCGACTCCACGACGCGACGGTGCGCGCGATTTACGTGGTCAATGCGGCGAACTATGGCGGGCTGCCGATGGAGACCGCGTGGGATGGGATCACCGACGCACTCCGGGAGGAAGGGGAAGCGGCCGTCGAGCGTGTCGTCGAACTCGCACCCGACGACGTGACTGTCGAGACACAGGTGCTCGAGGGCTCGCCCAGCCGCGTGATCGTCGCCGAGGCGCAACCGGAGAAGTGCGACCTCGTCGTCATGGGGACCCACGGACGCGGCGGCATCGACCGCCTCCTCCTGGGCAGCGTCACCGAACGCGTCGTCAGACGAGCCGGCGTCCCGGTCCTGACCGTTCGCGTCGACGGCGACCGCGACGACGAACTCGAGGGCGTGCAGAACGCCCAGGCGACCGTCGAGTAG
- a CDS encoding biotin--[acetyl-CoA-carboxylase] ligase encodes MNDTRRAVLEALADGPVSGPELAAELECSRAAVWKHVEALRDAGFNVESSGSGYVLASDSIDAYSGPAIEYGLEAPFAVEYHETLASTNDRARELAGSGETDVVVVADEQTGGRGRLERVWDAPAGGVWLSILCRPEIPPARAPLYTLAAAVATARAAREAGVDAAIKWPNDVIVPGDGGDYRKLAGILTEMEGETDRVAWLVVGIGVNANLEAADLPEGATSICDEAGVVGRRRFVQRVLETFDEYRSNLDAVIPAWRDLAATPGQRVRIEVAGTELVGRAVDVDGHGALTVATDEGERTVTTGDCEHLRPIE; translated from the coding sequence ATGAATGACACGCGACGCGCCGTCCTCGAGGCGCTAGCCGATGGCCCCGTGTCGGGGCCGGAGCTCGCCGCCGAACTCGAGTGCTCCCGTGCGGCCGTCTGGAAACACGTTGAGGCGCTCCGGGACGCCGGCTTCAATGTCGAGAGCTCCGGATCGGGCTACGTCCTGGCCAGCGATTCGATCGACGCGTACTCAGGGCCGGCGATCGAGTACGGCCTCGAGGCGCCCTTCGCAGTCGAGTACCACGAGACGCTCGCCAGCACGAACGACCGCGCACGCGAGTTAGCGGGGTCCGGTGAGACCGACGTCGTCGTGGTCGCCGACGAGCAAACCGGGGGACGAGGCCGCCTCGAGCGCGTCTGGGACGCCCCTGCGGGCGGCGTCTGGCTCAGTATCCTCTGTCGACCCGAGATCCCGCCCGCTCGCGCACCCCTCTACACCCTCGCGGCCGCGGTCGCCACGGCGCGGGCCGCTCGAGAGGCGGGTGTCGACGCGGCGATCAAGTGGCCCAACGACGTGATCGTGCCGGGTGACGGGGGCGACTACCGCAAGCTAGCCGGTATTCTGACGGAGATGGAGGGCGAGACCGACCGCGTCGCGTGGCTCGTCGTCGGCATCGGCGTCAACGCCAACCTCGAGGCCGCCGACCTGCCCGAGGGAGCGACGAGCATCTGCGACGAGGCGGGGGTCGTCGGCCGACGCCGGTTCGTCCAGCGGGTGCTCGAGACCTTCGACGAGTACCGATCGAACCTGGACGCGGTGATCCCCGCCTGGCGCGACCTCGCGGCGACGCCCGGCCAGCGTGTTCGGATCGAAGTCGCCGGAACCGAACTCGTCGGTCGAGCCGTCGACGTCGACGGGCACGGCGCGCTCACGGTTGCGACCGACGAGGGCGAGCGGACGGTGACGACGGGCGACTGCGAGCACCTTCGCCCCATCGAATAA
- a CDS encoding peptidase M10A and M12B matrixin and adamalysin: MVSFDPPTVKRRSFLAGVGSLGTLGTLRYATREPSTEVEVRFWLTEQASTYDIADLLAAHLEAALEYEFWDVDVSFGGVVPVDSEDGARPVLSGRWPMAVGSGATGIGSIDAAKDVNLLVTDGPMHTSPTGYAIPHVASVGGARHIAELEPPDQEADELPYSRPNLTIQVVIHEVGHTLGLRHEHGRTYVVNKATVSTPMMSAYAWDSSFESEKSRCGQEYTPPPHPDRKLTHRFSLCAESTLREYKGGVNLR, from the coding sequence ATGGTTTCGTTCGACCCACCGACCGTGAAGCGTCGGTCGTTCCTCGCTGGGGTCGGATCACTGGGCACGCTAGGAACGCTCAGGTACGCGACTCGCGAGCCGTCGACCGAGGTCGAGGTGCGGTTCTGGCTGACCGAACAGGCCTCGACGTACGACATCGCCGACCTGCTCGCGGCCCACCTCGAGGCCGCGCTCGAGTACGAGTTCTGGGACGTCGACGTCTCCTTCGGCGGCGTCGTGCCCGTCGACTCCGAGGACGGTGCCCGACCCGTCCTGTCGGGACGGTGGCCCATGGCCGTCGGATCAGGAGCGACGGGAATCGGCTCGATCGACGCCGCGAAGGACGTCAACCTGCTGGTTACCGACGGACCGATGCACACGTCGCCGACGGGGTACGCGATTCCACACGTCGCTTCGGTCGGCGGGGCGCGCCACATCGCCGAACTCGAGCCGCCGGATCAGGAGGCGGACGAACTCCCGTACTCGCGACCCAATCTCACTATCCAGGTCGTGATCCACGAGGTCGGCCACACGCTCGGGCTTCGCCACGAACACGGGCGAACGTACGTCGTCAACAAAGCGACCGTGTCGACCCCGATGATGAGCGCCTACGCGTGGGATTCGTCGTTCGAGTCCGAGAAGTCTCGGTGTGGTCAGGAGTACACCCCCCCGCCGCACCCGGACCGAAAGCTCACCCACCGATTTTCGCTCTGTGCGGAGTCGACGTTACGCGAATACAAGGGCGGCGTCAATCTGCGGTAG
- the otsB gene encoding trehalose-phosphatase: protein MSLQQRTTRDLQERLATGLDRHDELLACFDFDGTLAPIVDDPERARPLPAAERALERLDSHEDVTTAIVSGRALADVSRRVDGPSVYGGNHGLELARDDSVAVHPVAQKRSRLVERCCAVLEERLEDVSGCRVENKRLTGTVHVRHVSRELVPVVEQETRAVVDRIGDGDLECSHGKAILEFGPRVPWTKGDAVSLLRSKQARDPFVLYVGDDVTDETVFRRLGPNGLGVAVGRATETAASCQVRSPRAVAHLLDWLVDATAGRFE from the coding sequence ATGTCCCTCCAGCAACGAACGACCCGAGACCTGCAGGAACGCCTCGCAACCGGACTCGACCGCCACGACGAACTGCTGGCGTGTTTCGACTTCGACGGCACGCTCGCCCCCATTGTCGACGACCCCGAGCGGGCCCGGCCGCTTCCGGCGGCCGAACGCGCCCTCGAACGTCTCGACTCCCACGAGGACGTGACGACGGCGATTGTCAGCGGGCGTGCGCTCGCCGACGTCTCCCGACGCGTCGACGGACCGTCGGTTTACGGCGGAAATCACGGCCTCGAACTCGCGCGAGACGACTCGGTCGCCGTCCACCCCGTCGCGCAGAAGCGGTCCCGCCTGGTCGAGCGGTGCTGTGCCGTCCTCGAAGAGCGCCTCGAGGACGTTTCCGGCTGTCGCGTCGAGAACAAACGCCTCACGGGGACAGTCCACGTTCGCCACGTGTCACGGGAGCTGGTCCCGGTCGTCGAACAGGAGACGCGAGCGGTCGTCGACCGAATCGGGGACGGCGACCTCGAGTGCAGTCACGGCAAGGCCATCCTCGAGTTCGGCCCGCGCGTTCCCTGGACGAAAGGTGACGCCGTCTCTTTGCTTCGGTCGAAGCAAGCACGGGATCCGTTCGTCCTGTACGTCGGCGACGACGTGACCGACGAGACGGTCTTTCGTCGCCTCGGTCCAAATGGGCTAGGGGTGGCCGTCGGACGAGCGACGGAGACGGCCGCCTCGTGTCAGGTTCGATCGCCTCGAGCCGTGGCACACCTCCTGGACTGGCTCGTCGACGCGACGGCTGGGCGGTTCGAGTGA